The Dethiosulfovibrio peptidovorans DSM 11002 genome has a window encoding:
- the cysE gene encoding serine O-acetyltransferase has translation MIGKGMGFVDAIAEDWKAVRRNDPALPAGWRGKGEFVLCYPGVHALWLYRLAHGLHVSKIPVLPRLISHLGRWLTGIEIHPGATIGRGLFIDHGMGVVIGETAEIGDNVSLFHGVTLGGRGGEVGKRHPTLEDNVIVGAGTQVLGPITIGKGAKVGAGSVVLEDVAPGSTVTGEQARVRDGSGPLLRRIEELERRIEEMALLLGSSTGQEVA, from the coding sequence ATGATAGGCAAGGGTATGGGGTTCGTAGACGCTATAGCGGAGGACTGGAAGGCGGTCAGGAGAAACGATCCGGCGTTGCCAGCTGGATGGAGAGGAAAGGGGGAGTTCGTTCTGTGCTATCCCGGAGTCCACGCTCTTTGGCTTTACAGGCTGGCACATGGCCTTCACGTCAGCAAAATTCCGGTTTTGCCGAGGCTTATAAGCCACCTTGGCCGTTGGCTGACCGGAATAGAGATCCATCCCGGCGCGACGATAGGAAGAGGTCTCTTCATAGATCATGGCATGGGAGTGGTCATAGGGGAGACCGCAGAGATAGGCGACAACGTGTCCCTGTTCCACGGGGTTACCCTTGGAGGAAGGGGCGGTGAGGTCGGAAAACGTCACCCTACTCTGGAGGATAACGTGATCGTAGGTGCGGGAACCCAGGTTCTTGGACCTATAACCATAGGGAAAGGGGCCAAGGTCGGGGCCGGAAGCGTTGTGTTGGAGGACGTGGCTCCTGGCTCTACCGTGACGGGGGAGCAGGCTAGGGTGAGGGACGGCTCAGGGCCTCTTCTCAGGAGAATAGAGGAGTTGGAACGTCGTATTGAGGAGATGGCGCTCCTTTTAGGGTCATCTACTGGGCAGGAGGTCGCATGA
- the cysK gene encoding cysteine synthase A — protein MSYRVDELMNARVIGKTPMIVVRPFEDGAEIALKIEGNGAGGSIKDRAAWGMLRRAEERGELCDETVVVEPTSGNTGIALAMLGRGLGLKVMLTMPESMSVERRSLLKAYGAEVVLTPAGEGMSGAVRRADELVAEIPGALTMDQFSNPGNPWAHRVTTGQEILRDLWGRRIDAFVAGVGTGGTLTGIAEAFRGAGRSVSVVAVEPKGSSVLSGGRSGSHDIQGIGAGFVPKVLDVDLIDEIVAVDDEEARDGARLLVSRWGLLCGISSGANLHAAVVKAREIGPEGLVVTVLPDRGEKYLSTGLFS, from the coding sequence ATGAGCTACAGAGTGGATGAATTGATGAACGCGAGGGTTATCGGTAAGACGCCTATGATCGTGGTGCGTCCCTTCGAGGACGGTGCGGAGATAGCCCTGAAGATTGAGGGGAACGGCGCAGGGGGGTCCATAAAGGACAGGGCCGCCTGGGGGATGCTCCGTCGGGCGGAGGAAAGAGGGGAGCTTTGTGACGAGACCGTCGTGGTGGAGCCCACCTCGGGCAATACCGGAATAGCCCTGGCCATGTTGGGTCGAGGTCTGGGGCTCAAGGTAATGCTGACCATGCCCGAGTCTATGTCGGTCGAGCGGAGGTCTTTGCTGAAGGCTTACGGAGCCGAGGTCGTCCTTACTCCCGCAGGAGAGGGAATGTCAGGGGCCGTCCGAAGGGCGGATGAGCTGGTAGCGGAAATCCCAGGAGCCTTGACGATGGACCAGTTTTCCAATCCCGGAAATCCCTGGGCCCATAGGGTGACCACCGGTCAGGAGATACTCCGTGATCTCTGGGGAAGGCGGATAGATGCCTTCGTGGCGGGGGTCGGTACCGGCGGTACCTTGACCGGAATCGCCGAAGCCTTCAGAGGGGCAGGTCGTTCTGTTTCGGTGGTCGCTGTGGAGCCTAAGGGAAGCTCCGTACTGTCCGGTGGCCGTTCCGGTTCTCACGATATTCAGGGCATCGGAGCCGGCTTCGTTCCCAAGGTCCTGGATGTCGATTTGATTGATGAGATCGTCGCAGTAGACGACGAAGAGGCGAGGGATGGAGCCAGGCTGCTGGTCTCTCGATGGGGTCTCCTCTGCGGAATATCCTCCGGGGCAAATCTCCACGCCGCTGTGGTGAAGGCCAGGGAGATCGGCCCCGAAGGTTTGGTGGTGACGGTTTTGCCCGACAGAGGGGAGAAGTACCTCAGCACGGGGCTTTTCTCCTAG
- a CDS encoding DUF502 domain-containing protein, with protein sequence MTETERPRQEEEEKKPPLLKRFGRNFVTGLLVFLPLAILIFIVRLLVQTLTAVAKILFGFTESVEMTMIMFVSIVFVITYAGSKFARRERWTLNSLERAIVAIPLVGSWYETIKDLVGSFTGTGKTDAYLGVVQIPMGPGHLLGFVTRRDVEPDGRVMLSIFMPTAPNPTSGIVMFFYEDDITYVNISPEHAFKIIISLGLKR encoded by the coding sequence ATGACGGAAACGGAAAGACCGAGACAGGAAGAAGAAGAGAAAAAACCGCCCCTCCTGAAGAGATTCGGGAGAAACTTCGTCACAGGACTTCTGGTGTTTCTCCCTCTGGCGATACTTATATTCATAGTAAGGCTCCTGGTGCAGACCTTGACCGCCGTAGCCAAGATACTTTTCGGCTTCACCGAATCGGTGGAGATGACCATGATCATGTTCGTGTCCATAGTATTCGTGATAACCTACGCCGGGAGCAAGTTCGCCCGCAGAGAACGATGGACCCTGAACTCGCTGGAGAGGGCCATAGTAGCCATCCCTTTGGTCGGGTCCTGGTACGAGACCATAAAGGACTTGGTCGGGTCCTTCACCGGAACCGGGAAGACAGACGCGTACCTGGGGGTAGTGCAAATACCAATGGGGCCTGGACACCTTCTGGGATTCGTCACCAGAAGGGACGTGGAGCCGGACGGCAGAGTTATGCTCAGCATATTCATGCCCACGGCTCCCAACCCTACATCCGGGATAGTCATGTTCTTCTACGAGGACGACATAACCTACGTGAACATATCTCCGGAGCACGCCTTCAAGATCATCATCTCGCTTGGGCTTAAGCGCTAG
- a CDS encoding HD domain-containing protein: MITRSLIELIFSAASIERWNDHPRPVQFTEMAKQAHKFVIAYVIGRYEEDRGAKVDWNAIIEGGVFEYLHRVVVTDIKPPVFHRLMANEPQRKDLNRWVMDRLYPLLSPLPGGVADRCRTYFDEDDHRVEKRYLQAAHYLATKWEFEFIYGWSRPIFHIERTKEEIERQVKEHMDIEGVRQLIMSDSLPESDRGLAGFISLVGQLRFQKRWAQTPRIPQTSVLGHLLFVAVLSWLVVLETGGCFRRRYNAFYGGLFHDLPEVLTRDIISPVKRSVEGLDQLIKELEMEAIATDVLPLLPESWHPEMLAFVKDEFENRIWPKGQTTPTILDQDIGGDQDRDELNPIDGRIIESCDKLTAFIEASESIRLGIKSNELFEGKRSIYMRYAHKCVNDYPVGILFDYFR; this comes from the coding sequence ATGATAACCCGTTCCCTTATAGAGCTGATATTCTCAGCGGCCAGTATAGAGAGGTGGAACGACCATCCCAGGCCGGTTCAGTTTACCGAGATGGCTAAACAGGCCCATAAGTTCGTCATAGCCTACGTCATAGGCCGCTACGAAGAGGACAGAGGCGCGAAGGTCGACTGGAACGCGATCATAGAGGGAGGAGTGTTCGAATACCTTCACAGGGTCGTGGTCACAGACATAAAACCTCCGGTCTTCCATCGATTGATGGCAAACGAGCCCCAGAGAAAAGACCTCAATCGATGGGTCATGGACAGGCTTTATCCGCTTCTATCACCTCTTCCGGGCGGAGTCGCAGACAGATGTCGGACCTATTTCGACGAGGATGACCACAGAGTAGAGAAAAGATATCTCCAGGCCGCCCACTATCTGGCAACGAAATGGGAGTTCGAGTTCATATACGGCTGGAGCCGTCCCATATTTCACATCGAGAGGACCAAAGAAGAGATAGAAAGACAGGTAAAAGAACATATGGACATAGAGGGGGTCAGACAGCTTATAATGAGCGATAGCCTCCCGGAGAGCGACAGGGGGTTGGCCGGATTCATCTCCCTTGTCGGACAGTTGAGGTTCCAGAAAAGATGGGCTCAGACTCCCAGGATCCCTCAGACCTCGGTGTTAGGGCACCTTCTGTTCGTAGCCGTCCTGTCGTGGCTGGTCGTGCTGGAGACGGGGGGATGTTTCAGAAGAAGATACAACGCCTTCTACGGAGGGCTATTCCACGATCTTCCCGAGGTCCTGACCAGGGACATAATATCCCCGGTGAAGCGATCCGTGGAGGGGCTGGACCAGCTGATAAAGGAGCTTGAGATGGAGGCCATAGCCACCGACGTGCTCCCTCTACTTCCCGAATCGTGGCATCCCGAGATGCTGGCCTTCGTTAAGGACGAGTTCGAGAATCGAATATGGCCGAAAGGTCAGACGACCCCTACGATATTGGACCAAGACATAGGGGGGGATCAGGACAGAGACGAGCTGAATCCTATAGACGGCAGGATCATCGAATCCTGCGACAAACTGACGGCCTTCATAGAAGCGTCCGAATCCATAAGGCTAGGCATAAAATCCAATGAACTGTTCGAGGGCAAGAGAAGCATATATATGCGATACGCCCATAAATGCGTCAACGACTACCCGGTGGGGATACTGTTCGATTACTTCAGATAG
- a CDS encoding transglycosylase SLT domain-containing protein, producing MKKFMFPMVLCLAMSLSLEVSPSFSSEVERLFWERRWDELASVTSEDLSPREMSMLANGLWTKGRWEDALVLMDEVGDRYPEEIRPYASMLRVLALERIGDPKAAYGEALDLYLSSPPEDLTYYVCYALSRLTGNEEERRKWMRRMLSATDDSTLKAKTLDDLMDFSDPSISDASAALRIRPLNSRALKLFEKASPSRERSYRLGYAAYLREDHDEAVKYLAQVPLSGSFSQSALYYRSMALYRLKRYGEALPLLSRLIFMEDNDYVVRGSRRIALIAKRGYMEEAEKILFRASRELSGDRALSAAVSYVGILSGEAKTDEEDRILKLYPRSSEASSILWDRAWVRWDKGDYEGALSFFEKASSSKGMAPAEHLYWKGRCLERLNRPDEAVKSFKALSENYPLSIYSYLAFPGDPVSMVPGAGKLKREESELERWGFVIHAKMRLSGSSDPQKRYNGAWLAAWMGNEDEAFRAARSLSSYAVGPDGVYRDLAKFLYPRPYREVVEEMANRFQVEPAMIWSIMKQESAFNPSAVSWVGASGLMQLMPRTAKWEADTLKMEKYDLFSVRDNVTLGTAHISRLLRSYRRLEWSLAAYNAGSGNVNKWNRSFGDRPLDLWMEEIPFTETRGYVKKVMGNLFVYRQLYGEADK from the coding sequence ATGAAAAAATTTATGTTTCCCATGGTTTTGTGTCTAGCTATGTCGCTTTCGCTTGAGGTCTCGCCGTCGTTCTCCTCGGAGGTCGAACGACTTTTCTGGGAACGTCGATGGGACGAGTTGGCCTCCGTGACGTCGGAGGACCTGTCTCCCAGGGAGATGTCTATGTTGGCCAACGGTCTCTGGACGAAGGGCCGTTGGGAAGATGCGCTTGTCTTGATGGATGAGGTGGGAGACCGTTACCCTGAGGAAATCAGACCCTACGCGTCGATGCTGAGGGTGCTGGCCCTGGAGAGGATCGGCGATCCAAAGGCCGCCTACGGAGAGGCTTTGGACCTCTATCTGTCCTCGCCCCCCGAGGATTTGACCTACTATGTCTGCTATGCCCTGTCGAGGCTCACCGGCAACGAGGAGGAAAGACGTAAATGGATGCGAAGGATGCTCTCGGCCACGGACGATTCCACCTTGAAGGCCAAGACCCTGGACGATCTGATGGATTTTTCCGATCCCTCTATATCCGACGCCTCGGCGGCTCTCAGGATAAGGCCCCTCAACTCCAGGGCCTTGAAGCTCTTCGAGAAGGCCTCTCCGTCCCGGGAAAGGTCTTACCGTCTGGGATACGCCGCCTATCTTCGTGAGGATCACGACGAGGCGGTGAAATACCTGGCCCAGGTCCCGCTGAGCGGTTCCTTCTCACAGAGTGCCCTCTACTATAGGTCCATGGCGCTCTATCGACTGAAACGTTATGGAGAGGCCCTTCCTCTGTTGTCCAGGTTGATCTTCATGGAGGACAACGATTATGTCGTTCGGGGTAGCAGGAGGATTGCCCTTATAGCCAAGAGAGGGTATATGGAGGAGGCGGAGAAGATCCTCTTCAGGGCCTCCAGAGAGCTCTCTGGAGACAGGGCTCTGTCGGCGGCGGTCTCCTACGTCGGGATCCTCTCCGGAGAGGCTAAGACTGACGAGGAGGACAGGATCCTGAAGCTTTACCCCCGATCCTCCGAGGCGAGCTCGATCCTGTGGGACAGGGCCTGGGTTCGTTGGGACAAAGGGGACTACGAAGGGGCTCTCTCCTTTTTCGAGAAGGCGTCGAGTTCCAAGGGAATGGCTCCGGCGGAGCACCTTTACTGGAAGGGCAGATGCCTGGAGAGACTGAATCGTCCGGACGAAGCGGTTAAATCATTCAAGGCCCTCTCGGAAAACTATCCGTTATCGATATATTCCTATCTTGCCTTTCCCGGCGACCCCGTATCTATGGTTCCTGGAGCGGGAAAGTTAAAGAGGGAGGAATCCGAGCTGGAACGTTGGGGCTTCGTCATTCACGCTAAGATGCGTCTTTCCGGCAGCTCCGATCCTCAGAAGAGATACAACGGAGCTTGGCTGGCGGCGTGGATGGGCAACGAGGACGAGGCTTTTAGAGCCGCCCGTTCGCTGTCGTCCTACGCCGTAGGACCCGACGGGGTTTACAGGGATCTGGCGAAATTCCTATATCCTAGGCCATATAGAGAAGTCGTGGAGGAGATGGCGAACCGTTTTCAGGTGGAGCCTGCCATGATATGGTCCATAATGAAGCAGGAAAGCGCTTTCAACCCCTCCGCAGTGAGCTGGGTAGGGGCTTCCGGTCTCATGCAGCTGATGCCCCGTACGGCCAAGTGGGAGGCGGATACCCTAAAGATGGAGAAATATGATCTGTTCTCGGTGAGGGACAACGTAACCCTCGGGACCGCTCATATCTCCAGGCTGCTCCGTTCCTACCGAAGGTTGGAGTGGTCACTGGCGGCCTACAACGCCGGGAGCGGCAACGTCAACAAATGGAACAGGTCTTTCGGAGACAGACCCCTGGACCTGTGGATGGAGGAGATACCCTTCACCGAGACCAGAGGATACGTGAAGAAGGTCATGGGAAACCTTTTCGTATACCGGCAGCTCTACGGCGAAGCCGATAAGTAA
- a CDS encoding sensor domain-containing diguanylate cyclase — protein sequence MNREGRDKDSFFTLTRDDIKEEPLPDLRKNALQIFLSMLVFVTFISTQIWMDRRAIERHESTFNIQQSRQVMVGREAMEDRLRSLISRLSSLTNTSLPQAIRMDATDFIKERLSLMVHANEDIAAVLLKLKDGTGWEYSYNRLISPGPAALRKAREVMTVGMGDLSRKASPVRVDTVNIVDRHPIMVITFDIFSGHGEHRGHMVVALDLLPAIDRYVVPLRGGSHGWAYLVDEGGKILYHQYPSLTGSSASSFLTGDGESIDTMMGHPCGEGSLYENYGSGRDRKLVAWDTLRILNRKLLLVLSTPEEDVDAIVQEDRTLRFLLGLMLLSSLSLSFLWVADRRHRAKLRESEARYQTIIDDQFELVSRFDTDGRYSFVNDAYCCFFGVKREDVLGKPLGSVRDSRYARISMELFKSISLDNPFNFNEERISMPDGSTRYLSWSNRGIFDEEGKLIEIQGVARDITDRKEVALALQEETLQLENLHSIVQKLTSAGSKSELIRSLIESLTKEMDYRSAFVSLRSGNDEGSELFSSGDRKRPHVKTEDQAMTTEHHIVFQREDRLTQLSVPVAFKGRKLGVLSVLSTMKPKEREIKKISILSDHLAGLLVLLEVMDKRTREALIDPLTEIWNRRYILKHLESENNRIKRYGEKASLAIIDLGEFKLVNDLYGHEAGDETLKKIASVLKESIRSCDMVARYGGDEFLVYLPNTSPKQAEVVLSRASQMVAIRDFPHPIALDYGIAGFPDDGETIEKIIKVADDRMYAAKTRRKQKR from the coding sequence TTGAACAGGGAAGGACGAGACAAAGACAGTTTCTTCACCCTTACCCGCGACGACATAAAAGAAGAACCTCTCCCGGATCTGAGGAAAAACGCCCTTCAGATCTTCCTGAGCATGCTGGTTTTCGTCACCTTCATATCGACCCAGATCTGGATGGACCGAAGGGCCATAGAGAGACACGAGTCGACCTTCAACATACAGCAAAGCCGCCAGGTAATGGTCGGCAGGGAGGCTATGGAGGACAGGCTAAGATCCCTCATAAGCAGGCTGTCGAGCCTCACCAACACGTCTCTCCCTCAGGCCATAAGGATGGACGCCACGGACTTCATTAAGGAGAGACTCTCTCTGATGGTCCACGCCAACGAAGACATAGCGGCGGTTCTGTTGAAGCTGAAGGACGGTACAGGATGGGAATACTCCTACAACCGCCTGATCTCCCCCGGACCGGCGGCCCTCAGAAAGGCCAGAGAAGTCATGACAGTGGGAATGGGCGACCTCTCCAGAAAAGCCTCTCCCGTAAGGGTGGATACCGTGAATATAGTTGATAGACACCCGATAATGGTGATTACCTTCGACATATTCTCAGGCCATGGAGAACATCGAGGACATATGGTTGTCGCCCTGGACCTGCTCCCGGCGATAGATCGCTACGTCGTTCCCCTTCGAGGGGGTTCTCACGGATGGGCTTACCTCGTCGACGAGGGCGGAAAGATCCTTTACCACCAGTATCCCTCTCTGACCGGCTCTTCGGCATCGTCCTTTCTGACAGGAGACGGAGAAAGTATAGATACCATGATGGGGCATCCCTGCGGAGAGGGCTCCCTTTACGAGAACTACGGCTCGGGACGGGACAGAAAGCTGGTGGCCTGGGATACCCTCAGGATATTGAATCGCAAGCTGTTACTGGTTCTGTCTACTCCTGAAGAGGACGTGGACGCCATAGTGCAGGAGGACAGGACACTGCGTTTTCTCCTTGGGCTCATGCTCCTCAGCTCTCTATCTCTTTCGTTTCTTTGGGTAGCCGACAGAAGACACAGGGCTAAGCTAAGGGAAAGCGAGGCAAGATACCAGACCATAATCGACGATCAATTCGAACTGGTGAGCCGTTTCGACACGGACGGAAGGTACTCCTTCGTCAACGACGCATATTGCTGCTTTTTCGGAGTTAAGAGAGAGGACGTTCTGGGCAAACCACTGGGATCGGTCAGGGACTCGAGATACGCTCGTATTTCCATGGAGCTGTTCAAATCCATCTCCTTAGACAACCCGTTCAACTTCAACGAGGAGAGGATATCCATGCCGGACGGTTCGACGAGATATCTAAGCTGGTCGAACCGAGGGATCTTCGACGAAGAGGGGAAACTCATCGAGATACAGGGCGTCGCCCGGGACATCACCGACAGAAAAGAGGTCGCGTTGGCCCTCCAAGAGGAGACTTTACAGCTGGAGAACCTGCACAGCATAGTACAGAAGCTGACCTCCGCCGGGAGCAAGTCGGAATTGATACGGTCCCTGATAGAATCTCTGACGAAGGAAATGGACTACCGAAGCGCCTTCGTGTCCCTGAGATCCGGAAACGACGAAGGATCGGAGCTGTTCAGCAGCGGCGACAGGAAAAGACCTCATGTTAAGACCGAGGACCAAGCTATGACTACTGAGCACCACATCGTCTTCCAAAGGGAAGATCGACTCACACAACTGTCCGTGCCGGTGGCCTTCAAGGGAAGAAAACTCGGCGTGCTTTCGGTCCTGTCTACGATGAAACCGAAAGAAAGAGAGATCAAAAAGATCTCCATATTGTCGGACCATCTAGCAGGGCTGCTCGTTCTGCTGGAGGTGATGGACAAGAGGACCAGAGAGGCATTGATAGATCCCCTGACCGAGATATGGAACAGAAGGTACATCCTCAAACACCTGGAGAGCGAGAACAACCGGATAAAGCGCTACGGCGAGAAGGCCAGCCTGGCAATAATAGACCTGGGAGAGTTCAAACTGGTGAACGATCTTTACGGCCACGAGGCCGGAGACGAGACCTTGAAGAAAATCGCTTCTGTCCTGAAGGAAAGCATAAGGAGTTGCGACATGGTGGCCCGATACGGAGGAGACGAATTCCTCGTGTACCTGCCTAATACGTCTCCCAAGCAGGCGGAGGTAGTGCTGTCCAGAGCCAGCCAGATGGTGGCGATACGTGACTTTCCCCATCCGATCGCCCTCGATTATGGTATAGCGGGGTTCCCCGACGACGGAGAGACCATCGAAAAAATCATAAAGGTGGCGGACGACAGAATGTACGCCGCCAAGACCAGGAGGAAACAAAAAAGATAG
- a CDS encoding M20 family metallopeptidase, whose translation MKDLYQELTSEIDDIISEKAPYAAALSDDLADNPELGGQEFRSSEKMSNFLREAGLLVERPFMDIPTAYRATAGDGGPVVALLAEYDALPGLGHACGHCLSGAMSLLAGAALAKVAKKVEATLWVVGTPSEETDGAKVTMSEAGIFDEVALAAMIHADSDGSHVGYRSLAMDALEFRFTGKAAHAAGAPWEGRNALNGVQLFFHAVDMLRQHVKPEVRMHGIISSGGEAPNIVPQEGAAKFYFRSPTRSYLNELTEKIYDCARGSAMATGTEVSWSNVEFSFDEMIPNEPAERMMEGVFDELGVPYDPPHGAQGSSDVGNVSHKCPALQPQLSIMDVYAAHHTEEFERAVKTDRAHRAIETGARILARATLKTWLDHDLREKMSSAISR comes from the coding sequence ATGAAAGATCTATACCAAGAACTTACGTCTGAGATAGACGACATCATATCCGAAAAAGCCCCCTATGCGGCAGCTCTAAGCGATGATCTGGCCGACAATCCCGAGCTGGGAGGACAGGAATTCCGTTCGAGCGAGAAGATGTCCAATTTCCTGCGGGAAGCGGGGCTTCTGGTGGAGAGACCCTTTATGGATATTCCCACAGCCTACAGAGCTACAGCAGGAGACGGAGGACCGGTGGTCGCCCTTCTGGCGGAATACGACGCTCTGCCTGGGCTCGGTCACGCCTGCGGCCACTGTCTCAGCGGGGCAATGAGCCTTCTGGCTGGAGCGGCTCTGGCCAAGGTAGCTAAAAAGGTCGAGGCGACCCTTTGGGTAGTCGGAACTCCCTCGGAGGAGACCGACGGGGCCAAGGTCACCATGTCGGAGGCGGGAATATTCGACGAGGTCGCCCTGGCGGCTATGATCCACGCCGACTCGGATGGATCCCACGTAGGCTACAGGAGCCTGGCCATGGACGCCCTGGAGTTTCGTTTCACAGGAAAGGCCGCCCACGCCGCCGGGGCTCCCTGGGAGGGCAGAAACGCTCTAAACGGCGTACAACTTTTCTTCCATGCGGTGGATATGTTAAGACAGCACGTAAAACCGGAGGTCAGAATGCACGGAATAATTTCCTCTGGAGGCGAGGCCCCCAACATAGTGCCCCAAGAGGGAGCGGCGAAATTCTACTTCCGATCGCCCACCAGATCCTATCTAAACGAACTCACCGAAAAAATCTACGATTGCGCAAGAGGCTCCGCCATGGCGACCGGGACCGAGGTATCATGGTCTAACGTCGAGTTCAGCTTCGACGAGATGATCCCGAACGAGCCAGCGGAGAGAATGATGGAAGGGGTTTTCGACGAACTGGGAGTTCCCTACGACCCGCCCCACGGAGCCCAAGGTTCCAGCGACGTGGGAAACGTGTCACACAAATGTCCGGCCCTCCAGCCGCAGCTCTCCATAATGGACGTATACGCCGCCCACCATACGGAGGAGTTCGAGAGGGCAGTCAAAACCGACAGAGCTCATAGGGCCATAGAGACCGGCGCCAGGATACTGGCCAGGGCGACGCTTAAGACCTGGCTGGACCATGATCTCAGGGAAAAGATGAGCTCGGCCATATCACGATAG
- a CDS encoding AMP-binding protein produces the protein MERLEERILPVLAEDGEADALWWGGDWLSRSNLSSMADRDEVLLREAGFGEGHRLVTLVPNCPAFLALALAVWRLKGTVVPLNYRAGSDVLLSTLDLVGPFTVVCGEGDDKTEIFVERYPVSRMPLDGPISSLSGKADTERTDGDMAVIFATSGTTGLPKAVPLSHSNLLDNVDVCWSVLNLGQEDRILWALPNFHSFGLTLGGLMGLVHGAMQVVVPLFMPPGGTLEAIKEGEATVLLLVPAMVDFLKRAIIHGAPRPESVRMVVTGGDRLNLELDSASKEFLGVPLLEGYGTTECSPVVAVNPSYDSRKLGTIGPVIPGYSWEVRDDSGKALGHGEDGILWVKGPSVFNGYYKAPEITAERMADGWYNTGDIVRFDENGYITVLDRATDIIIVGGFNVYPQEVERVISRHPAVAQVAVVAMAHPVQGEIGRAFVVLEEGRSVSARELISYCKGKLAHYKIPRKVDFVEGLPVSPSGKVLRRKLREL, from the coding sequence GTGGAAAGATTGGAAGAGAGGATTTTACCAGTTCTAGCAGAGGACGGAGAGGCCGATGCCCTTTGGTGGGGTGGCGATTGGCTGAGCAGGTCAAATCTATCCTCTATGGCGGACAGAGACGAGGTTCTGTTGAGGGAGGCCGGATTCGGCGAAGGCCATCGTCTGGTGACGTTGGTCCCCAACTGCCCCGCCTTTTTGGCCCTGGCTCTTGCGGTTTGGCGACTTAAGGGAACCGTCGTACCTCTCAACTATCGCGCCGGGTCGGACGTATTGCTGTCTACTTTGGATCTGGTGGGTCCTTTTACCGTCGTGTGCGGAGAAGGCGACGACAAGACGGAGATCTTCGTGGAGAGATACCCTGTATCAAGGATGCCGTTGGACGGTCCGATATCCTCCCTTTCCGGAAAAGCCGACACGGAGAGAACCGACGGGGACATGGCGGTTATCTTCGCTACCTCCGGTACCACCGGGCTACCCAAGGCTGTCCCCCTCTCCCACAGCAACCTGTTGGACAACGTGGACGTTTGCTGGTCCGTGCTTAACCTGGGGCAGGAGGATCGGATCCTGTGGGCCCTTCCCAACTTTCACTCTTTCGGGCTTACCCTGGGAGGACTGATGGGATTGGTCCACGGTGCGATGCAGGTAGTCGTCCCCCTTTTCATGCCTCCCGGAGGAACGCTGGAGGCCATAAAGGAGGGGGAGGCCACCGTTCTCCTTCTCGTCCCGGCCATGGTGGACTTCCTCAAGAGGGCCATAATCCACGGAGCTCCCCGTCCCGAATCGGTCCGTATGGTCGTTACCGGAGGAGACCGTCTGAATCTTGAGCTGGACTCGGCCTCGAAGGAGTTTTTAGGTGTGCCCTTGCTTGAGGGGTACGGAACCACCGAGTGTTCTCCTGTCGTGGCGGTCAACCCGAGCTACGATTCCAGAAAGCTGGGAACCATCGGTCCGGTGATTCCAGGTTACAGCTGGGAGGTTCGGGACGACTCCGGCAAGGCATTGGGGCACGGAGAGGACGGTATCCTCTGGGTCAAGGGTCCGTCGGTGTTCAACGGTTACTACAAGGCTCCGGAGATTACGGCGGAACGGATGGCTGACGGATGGTACAATACCGGGGATATCGTGAGGTTCGACGAGAACGGATATATCACGGTCCTAGACAGGGCCACCGACATAATAATAGTGGGAGGTTTCAACGTATATCCCCAGGAGGTGGAAAGAGTCATCAGTCGCCATCCGGCGGTTGCTCAGGTGGCTGTGGTCGCCATGGCCCACCCGGTTCAGGGCGAGATAGGAAGGGCCTTCGTCGTTTTGGAAGAGGGCCGATCCGTATCGGCCAGGGAGCTCATATCCTATTGTAAGGGCAAGCTCGCTCATTACAAGATCCCTAGAAAGGTGGATTTCGTGGAGGGACTTCCCGTTTCTCCTTCTGGAAAGGTCCTGAGGAGAAAGCTCAGGGAGCTATGA
- a CDS encoding ferritin-like domain-containing protein, giving the protein MKMKEALELAIHAEIEAGEFYRAWAENTDKDFLKKELDNLAIWEGEHEEGLKKLYLQEFGVAFERDPSIVVEPELKVQTKDFGDVTSLLRIASAAYLSEMRAAELYERMAEGSTGEAKDIFVKLKKMEESHMDLAKKRYMSIREDVVGFKAF; this is encoded by the coding sequence ATGAAGATGAAAGAAGCACTGGAGCTAGCGATCCATGCGGAGATAGAGGCTGGAGAGTTCTACAGGGCCTGGGCGGAGAACACCGACAAGGATTTCCTTAAAAAAGAGCTCGACAACCTGGCGATATGGGAAGGAGAACACGAGGAGGGGCTCAAGAAGCTGTATCTACAGGAATTCGGTGTAGCCTTCGAGAGAGATCCGTCCATCGTGGTGGAACCAGAGCTAAAGGTCCAGACGAAGGACTTCGGCGACGTTACCAGCCTTCTCAGGATAGCCTCCGCCGCCTATCTGTCCGAGATGCGCGCCGCCGAACTATACGAAAGGATGGCGGAGGGCTCAACCGGAGAGGCCAAGGACATCTTCGTCAAGCTCAAGAAGATGGAGGAAAGCCACATGGATCTGGCCAAGAAAAGATATATGAGCATAAGGGAGGACGTCGTAGGCTTCAAGGCCTTCTGA